One Ascaphus truei isolate aAscTru1 chromosome 9, aAscTru1.hap1, whole genome shotgun sequence genomic region harbors:
- the PPP2R5C gene encoding serine/threonine-protein phosphatase 2A 56 kDa regulatory subunit gamma isoform isoform X12 has product MLTCNKTASRMVVDAANSNGPFQPAALLYIRDVPPAEQEKLFIQKLRQCCVLFDFVSDPLSDLKWKEVKRAALSEMVEYITHNRNVITEPIYPEVVHMFAINMFRTLPPSSNPTGAEFDPEEDEPTLEAAWPHLQLVYEFFLRFLESPDFQPNVAKKYIDQKFVMQLLELFDSEDPRERDFLKTTLHRIYGKFLGLRAYIRKQINNIFYRFIYETEHHNGIAELLEILGSIINGFALPLKEEHKIFLLKVLLPLHKVKSLSVYHPQLAYCVVQFLEKDSTLTEPVVMALLKYWPKTHSPKEVMFLNELEEILDVIEPSEFVKVMEPLFRQLAKCVSSPHFQVAERALYYWNNEYIMSLISDNAAKILPIMFPSLYRNSKTHWNKTIHGLIYNALKLFMEMNQKLFDDCTQQFKAEKQKEKLKLKEREEAWVKIENLAKSNPQAQKDLKKERPLVRRKSELPQDIYTMKALESHCRADEIITHDGH; this is encoded by the exons ATGTGCCCCCGGCAGAACAAGAAAAGCTTTTTATTCAAAAGTTGCGGCAATGTTGCGTTCTATTCGACTTTGTTTCTGATCCCCTAAGTGACCTCAAATGGAAGGAAGTAAAAAGAGCTGCTCTTAGTGAAATGGTAGAGTACATAACTCATAATCGAAATGTGATAACAGAGCCCATTTACCCAGAAGTAGTTCACATG TTTGCTATAAACATGTTTAGGACGTTACCACCATCCTCCAATCCAACAGGAGCAGAGTTTGATCCAGAGGAGGATGAACCTACATTAGAGGCAGCATGGCCTCACCTGCAG CTTGTTTATGAATTTTTCCTACGGTTTTTGGAGTCTCCAGATTTCCAACCCAATGTAGCCAAGAAATATATTGATCAGAAGTTTGTTATGCAG CTATTGGAACTCTTTGACAGTGAAGACCCGCGTGAGAGAGATTTTCTGAAAACTACACTTCACAGAATCTATGGGAAATTTTTAGGCTTGAGAGCTTACATCAGGAAACaaattaataatatattttatag GTTTATTTATGAAACAGAGCACCACAATGGCATAGCGGAGTTACTGGAAATCCTGGGAAG taTAATAAATGGATTTGCCTTACCATTAAAAGAAGAGCACAAAATTTTCTTATTGAAGGTGTTATTACCTTTACACAAAGTGAAGTCACTCAGTGTCTACCATCCACAG CTGGCGTATTGTGTAGTACAGTTTTTAGAGAAGGACAGCACACTTACTGAACCA GTGGTGATGGCATTGCTCAAATACTGGCCGAAGACTCACAGTCCAAAGGAAGTCATGTTTTTAAACGAGCTAGAGGAAATTTTAGATGTGATTGAGCCTTCGGAATTTGTGAAGGTCATGGAGCCTCTCTTTAGGCAGCTAGCCAAATGTGTTTCCAGTCCACATTTCCAG GTGGCAGAGAGAGCATTGTATTATTGGAATAACGAGTACATCATGAGTTTAATTAGTGACAATGCAGCAAAGATTTTGCCCATTATGTTTCCATCCTTGTACCGGAATTCAAAGACACATTGGAACAA GACCATACATGGATTGATATATAATGCTCTGAAACTCTTTATGGAGATGAACCAAAAATTATTTGATGACTGCACTCAACAGTTCAAAGCAGAGAAACAGAA AGAAAAGCTAAAGTTGAAAGAACGAGAAGAAGCATGGGTTAAAATTGAAAATTTAGCCAAATCAAACCCCCAG GCTCAAAAAGATCTAAAAAAGGAACGACCTCTTGTGCGACGCAAGTCAGAATTGCCTCAGGACATCTATACCATGAAAGCCTTGGAATCCCATTGCAGAGCTGATGAAATAATAACACATGATGGGCATTAG
- the PPP2R5C gene encoding serine/threonine-protein phosphatase 2A 56 kDa regulatory subunit gamma isoform isoform X8, protein MLTCNKTASRMVVDAANSNGPFQPAALLYIRDVPPAEQEKLFIQKLRQCCVLFDFVSDPLSDLKWKEVKRAALSEMVEYITHNRNVITEPIYPEVVHMFAINMFRTLPPSSNPTGAEFDPEEDEPTLEAAWPHLQLVYEFFLRFLESPDFQPNVAKKYIDQKFVMQLLELFDSEDPRERDFLKTTLHRIYGKFLGLRAYIRKQINNIFYRNILYCFRFIYETEHHNGIAELLEILGSIINGFALPLKEEHKIFLLKVLLPLHKVKSLSVYHPQLAYCVVQFLEKDSTLTEPVVMALLKYWPKTHSPKEVMFLNELEEILDVIEPSEFVKVMEPLFRQLAKCVSSPHFQVAERALYYWNNEYIMSLISDNAAKILPIMFPSLYRNSKTHWNKTIHGLIYNALKLFMEMNQKLFDDCTQQFKAEKQKEKLKLKEREEAWVKIENLAKSNPQYPMYTDTSALNSPVAMETDGPLLEDVQMLKRTVREEASQAQKDLKKERPLVRRKSELPQDIYTMKALESHCRADEIITHDGH, encoded by the exons ATGTGCCCCCGGCAGAACAAGAAAAGCTTTTTATTCAAAAGTTGCGGCAATGTTGCGTTCTATTCGACTTTGTTTCTGATCCCCTAAGTGACCTCAAATGGAAGGAAGTAAAAAGAGCTGCTCTTAGTGAAATGGTAGAGTACATAACTCATAATCGAAATGTGATAACAGAGCCCATTTACCCAGAAGTAGTTCACATG TTTGCTATAAACATGTTTAGGACGTTACCACCATCCTCCAATCCAACAGGAGCAGAGTTTGATCCAGAGGAGGATGAACCTACATTAGAGGCAGCATGGCCTCACCTGCAG CTTGTTTATGAATTTTTCCTACGGTTTTTGGAGTCTCCAGATTTCCAACCCAATGTAGCCAAGAAATATATTGATCAGAAGTTTGTTATGCAG CTATTGGAACTCTTTGACAGTGAAGACCCGCGTGAGAGAGATTTTCTGAAAACTACACTTCACAGAATCTATGGGAAATTTTTAGGCTTGAGAGCTTACATCAGGAAACaaattaataatatattttatag GAACATTTTATATTGTTTTAGGTTTATTTATGAAACAGAGCACCACAATGGCATAGCGGAGTTACTGGAAATCCTGGGAAG taTAATAAATGGATTTGCCTTACCATTAAAAGAAGAGCACAAAATTTTCTTATTGAAGGTGTTATTACCTTTACACAAAGTGAAGTCACTCAGTGTCTACCATCCACAG CTGGCGTATTGTGTAGTACAGTTTTTAGAGAAGGACAGCACACTTACTGAACCA GTGGTGATGGCATTGCTCAAATACTGGCCGAAGACTCACAGTCCAAAGGAAGTCATGTTTTTAAACGAGCTAGAGGAAATTTTAGATGTGATTGAGCCTTCGGAATTTGTGAAGGTCATGGAGCCTCTCTTTAGGCAGCTAGCCAAATGTGTTTCCAGTCCACATTTCCAG GTGGCAGAGAGAGCATTGTATTATTGGAATAACGAGTACATCATGAGTTTAATTAGTGACAATGCAGCAAAGATTTTGCCCATTATGTTTCCATCCTTGTACCGGAATTCAAAGACACATTGGAACAA GACCATACATGGATTGATATATAATGCTCTGAAACTCTTTATGGAGATGAACCAAAAATTATTTGATGACTGCACTCAACAGTTCAAAGCAGAGAAACAGAA AGAAAAGCTAAAGTTGAAAGAACGAGAAGAAGCATGGGTTAAAATTGAAAATTTAGCCAAATCAAACCCCCAG TATCCTATGTATACTGACACCTCTGCTCTGAACAGTCCGGTTGCAATGGAAACAGATGGGCCCTTACTTGAAGATGTACAGATGCTTAAAAGGACAGTGAGAGAAGAGGCTTCTCAG GCTCAAAAAGATCTAAAAAAGGAACGACCTCTTGTGCGACGCAAGTCAGAATTGCCTCAGGACATCTATACCATGAAAGCCTTGGAATCCCATTGCAGAGCTGATGAAATAATAACACATGATGGGCATTAG
- the PPP2R5C gene encoding serine/threonine-protein phosphatase 2A 56 kDa regulatory subunit gamma isoform isoform X10, protein MLTCNKTASRMVVDAANSNGPFQPAALLYIRDVPPAEQEKLFIQKLRQCCVLFDFVSDPLSDLKWKEVKRAALSEMVEYITHNRNVITEPIYPEVVHMFAINMFRTLPPSSNPTGAEFDPEEDEPTLEAAWPHLQLVYEFFLRFLESPDFQPNVAKKYIDQKFVMQLLELFDSEDPRERDFLKTTLHRIYGKFLGLRAYIRKQINNIFYRFIYETEHHNGIAELLEILGSIINGFALPLKEEHKIFLLKVLLPLHKVKSLSVYHPQLAYCVVQFLEKDSTLTEPVVMALLKYWPKTHSPKEVMFLNELEEILDVIEPSEFVKVMEPLFRQLAKCVSSPHFQVAERALYYWNNEYIMSLISDNAAKILPIMFPSLYRNSKTHWNKTIHGLIYNALKLFMEMNQKLFDDCTQQFKAEKQKEKLKLKEREEAWVKIENLAKSNPQYPMYTDTSALNSPVAMETDGPLLEDVQMLKRTVREEASQAQKDLKKERPLVRRKSELPQDIYTMKALESHCRADEIITHDGH, encoded by the exons ATGTGCCCCCGGCAGAACAAGAAAAGCTTTTTATTCAAAAGTTGCGGCAATGTTGCGTTCTATTCGACTTTGTTTCTGATCCCCTAAGTGACCTCAAATGGAAGGAAGTAAAAAGAGCTGCTCTTAGTGAAATGGTAGAGTACATAACTCATAATCGAAATGTGATAACAGAGCCCATTTACCCAGAAGTAGTTCACATG TTTGCTATAAACATGTTTAGGACGTTACCACCATCCTCCAATCCAACAGGAGCAGAGTTTGATCCAGAGGAGGATGAACCTACATTAGAGGCAGCATGGCCTCACCTGCAG CTTGTTTATGAATTTTTCCTACGGTTTTTGGAGTCTCCAGATTTCCAACCCAATGTAGCCAAGAAATATATTGATCAGAAGTTTGTTATGCAG CTATTGGAACTCTTTGACAGTGAAGACCCGCGTGAGAGAGATTTTCTGAAAACTACACTTCACAGAATCTATGGGAAATTTTTAGGCTTGAGAGCTTACATCAGGAAACaaattaataatatattttatag GTTTATTTATGAAACAGAGCACCACAATGGCATAGCGGAGTTACTGGAAATCCTGGGAAG taTAATAAATGGATTTGCCTTACCATTAAAAGAAGAGCACAAAATTTTCTTATTGAAGGTGTTATTACCTTTACACAAAGTGAAGTCACTCAGTGTCTACCATCCACAG CTGGCGTATTGTGTAGTACAGTTTTTAGAGAAGGACAGCACACTTACTGAACCA GTGGTGATGGCATTGCTCAAATACTGGCCGAAGACTCACAGTCCAAAGGAAGTCATGTTTTTAAACGAGCTAGAGGAAATTTTAGATGTGATTGAGCCTTCGGAATTTGTGAAGGTCATGGAGCCTCTCTTTAGGCAGCTAGCCAAATGTGTTTCCAGTCCACATTTCCAG GTGGCAGAGAGAGCATTGTATTATTGGAATAACGAGTACATCATGAGTTTAATTAGTGACAATGCAGCAAAGATTTTGCCCATTATGTTTCCATCCTTGTACCGGAATTCAAAGACACATTGGAACAA GACCATACATGGATTGATATATAATGCTCTGAAACTCTTTATGGAGATGAACCAAAAATTATTTGATGACTGCACTCAACAGTTCAAAGCAGAGAAACAGAA AGAAAAGCTAAAGTTGAAAGAACGAGAAGAAGCATGGGTTAAAATTGAAAATTTAGCCAAATCAAACCCCCAG TATCCTATGTATACTGACACCTCTGCTCTGAACAGTCCGGTTGCAATGGAAACAGATGGGCCCTTACTTGAAGATGTACAGATGCTTAAAAGGACAGTGAGAGAAGAGGCTTCTCAG GCTCAAAAAGATCTAAAAAAGGAACGACCTCTTGTGCGACGCAAGTCAGAATTGCCTCAGGACATCTATACCATGAAAGCCTTGGAATCCCATTGCAGAGCTGATGAAATAATAACACATGATGGGCATTAG